The proteins below are encoded in one region of Lactuca sativa cultivar Salinas chromosome 3, Lsat_Salinas_v11, whole genome shotgun sequence:
- the LOC111906366 gene encoding common plant regulatory factor 1 isoform X1, translating into MGISEEAQDCKPEKSSSPPPQQQQTSVHVYPDWAAMQAYYGPRMAVPPYYNPAVASGHAPPPYMWGPPQHMMPPYAAFYPHGGVYAHPAVHLANSPLNIDSPAKSSGGSDRGLMKKLKGFDGLAMSIGNPSNGEGGNNDGNSHSGETEGTSEGSDGNTTERGKNGGKRSSEGSLILSEVEKAEPQRADGASSKMMTGVGILSPNPVSALNLKNFPNTAADITSPIVTLMPNEALFQNDRELKREKRKQSNRESARRSRLRKQAEAEELAVKVEALNSENLSLRSEINRLTDNSEKLKLQNAELMEKLKEVSSLSTANLISRVDNSSGELYETNKNTNTNTRQLLDSSPRAADAVAAG; encoded by the exons ATGGGGATCAGTGAAGAGGCACAAGATTGTAAGCCTGAAAAATCTTCTTCACCTCCACCA CAGCAACAACAGACGAGTGTTCATGTATATCCAGATTGGGCAGCCATGCAG GCATATTATGGCCCTAGAATGGCTGTGCCACCATACTACAATCCTGCTGTTGCATCTGGTCATGCCCCTCCCCCTTATATGTGGGGTCCTCCACAG CATATGATGCCACCCTATGCTGCTTTCTATCCACATGGAGGTGTTTATGCACATCCTGCAGTTCATCTT gCAAATAGTCCTCTGAACATTGATTCACCTGCCAAGTCATCAGGGGGTTCTGATAGAGGCTTGATGAAGAAATTAAAAGGATTTGATGGGTTGGCAATGTCAATAGGCAATCCATCAAATGGTGAAGGTGGAAACAATGATGGGAACTCACACAG TGGGGAGACTGAAGGAACAAGTGAAGGAAGTGATGGGAATACAACTGAG CGAGGTAAAAATGGTGGGAAAAGAAGCAGTGAAGGGTCGCTTATTCTTT CTGAAGTTGAGAAGGCTGAGCCACAAAGAGCAGATGGAGCTTCCAGTAAAATGATGACAGGTGTCGGGATTCTTTCTCCCAATCCTGTCTCCGCATTAAATCTCAAGAATTTTCCGAATACAGCTGCTGACATCACTTCACCCATTGTTACATTGATGCCAAATGAAGCACTTTTTCAG AATGACCGAGAACTAAAAAGGGAAAAGAGAAAGCAGTCTAACCGAGAATCTGCTAGAAGGTCAAGATTGAGGAAACAG GCTGAAGCTGAAGAACTTGCTGTAAAAGTTGAAGCTCTTAACAGTGAAAACTTGAGCCTTAGGTCTGAAATTAACCGATTAACTGATAATTCAGAGAAATTGAAGCTTCAAAATGCTGAACTAATG GAAAAACTGAAGGAGGTTTCGTCTCTTAGCACTGCTAACCTGATATCAAGAGTGGATAACAGCTCAGGAGAATTATATGAAACCAACaaaaacacaaacacaaacacacgTCAACTTCTTGACTCAAGTCCAAGGGCTGCTGATGCTGTGGCGGCTGGTTAG
- the LOC111906366 gene encoding common plant regulatory factor 1 isoform X2, with protein sequence MGISEEAQDCKPEKSSSPPPQQQTSVHVYPDWAAMQAYYGPRMAVPPYYNPAVASGHAPPPYMWGPPQHMMPPYAAFYPHGGVYAHPAVHLANSPLNIDSPAKSSGGSDRGLMKKLKGFDGLAMSIGNPSNGEGGNNDGNSHSGETEGTSEGSDGNTTERGKNGGKRSSEGSLILSEVEKAEPQRADGASSKMMTGVGILSPNPVSALNLKNFPNTAADITSPIVTLMPNEALFQNDRELKREKRKQSNRESARRSRLRKQAEAEELAVKVEALNSENLSLRSEINRLTDNSEKLKLQNAELMEKLKEVSSLSTANLISRVDNSSGELYETNKNTNTNTRQLLDSSPRAADAVAAG encoded by the exons ATGGGGATCAGTGAAGAGGCACAAGATTGTAAGCCTGAAAAATCTTCTTCACCTCCACCA CAACAACAGACGAGTGTTCATGTATATCCAGATTGGGCAGCCATGCAG GCATATTATGGCCCTAGAATGGCTGTGCCACCATACTACAATCCTGCTGTTGCATCTGGTCATGCCCCTCCCCCTTATATGTGGGGTCCTCCACAG CATATGATGCCACCCTATGCTGCTTTCTATCCACATGGAGGTGTTTATGCACATCCTGCAGTTCATCTT gCAAATAGTCCTCTGAACATTGATTCACCTGCCAAGTCATCAGGGGGTTCTGATAGAGGCTTGATGAAGAAATTAAAAGGATTTGATGGGTTGGCAATGTCAATAGGCAATCCATCAAATGGTGAAGGTGGAAACAATGATGGGAACTCACACAG TGGGGAGACTGAAGGAACAAGTGAAGGAAGTGATGGGAATACAACTGAG CGAGGTAAAAATGGTGGGAAAAGAAGCAGTGAAGGGTCGCTTATTCTTT CTGAAGTTGAGAAGGCTGAGCCACAAAGAGCAGATGGAGCTTCCAGTAAAATGATGACAGGTGTCGGGATTCTTTCTCCCAATCCTGTCTCCGCATTAAATCTCAAGAATTTTCCGAATACAGCTGCTGACATCACTTCACCCATTGTTACATTGATGCCAAATGAAGCACTTTTTCAG AATGACCGAGAACTAAAAAGGGAAAAGAGAAAGCAGTCTAACCGAGAATCTGCTAGAAGGTCAAGATTGAGGAAACAG GCTGAAGCTGAAGAACTTGCTGTAAAAGTTGAAGCTCTTAACAGTGAAAACTTGAGCCTTAGGTCTGAAATTAACCGATTAACTGATAATTCAGAGAAATTGAAGCTTCAAAATGCTGAACTAATG GAAAAACTGAAGGAGGTTTCGTCTCTTAGCACTGCTAACCTGATATCAAGAGTGGATAACAGCTCAGGAGAATTATATGAAACCAACaaaaacacaaacacaaacacacgTCAACTTCTTGACTCAAGTCCAAGGGCTGCTGATGCTGTGGCGGCTGGTTAG